In one window of Tellurirhabdus rosea DNA:
- a CDS encoding alpha-amylase family protein: MRYWLLLTWVGALFWLHPALSQPRPTDFIRELWYKNGVIYNLDVKVFNDSNGDGIGDFNGLTAKLDYLKDLGVTVIWLAPFQPSPGEDDGYDVSDFLGIDKRLGTTRDFQNFMQQAKRRGFRVMMDLVVNHTSNQHPWFQQARKSKSSPFRSWYVWSEKRPRDADKGMVFPGVQKETWSYDSLAGEYFFHRFYRFQPDLNAQNAAVQAEVRKAIRHWLALGLDGFRLDAVPFFIEVPGTNIEKPEHQFDLMYWLRQYAQWRKGDVGLLGEINVEPGENKQYFGENGQGLHMLFNFYVNQFLFYSLASGEVKTLLEALEKTKELPATAQWAHFLRNHDEIDLARLSNRQREAVFARMGPDKNMQLYDRGIRRRLAPMLSNPQQLRMVYSLLFSLPGTPVLRYGEEIGMGDDLRLKERFSIRTPMQWSSARNGGFSTAAKTLRPAISGNEYGYQRVNVAAQRKDSASLLNHIRHLIRLRGQYPEISRGEWRLLESDSPHVLALAYEGTGRTLVTLLNFSDKPQTARFKLAGKTIRTVFAEGSARQKGSADLSGLEMPAYGYRWIQVQP; the protein is encoded by the coding sequence ATGCGTTACTGGCTGCTTCTGACCTGGGTAGGTGCTCTTTTCTGGTTGCATCCGGCCTTGAGTCAACCCCGCCCCACGGACTTCATTCGCGAATTATGGTACAAGAATGGCGTCATCTATAATCTGGACGTCAAGGTCTTCAACGACTCCAACGGCGACGGCATCGGCGACTTCAACGGCCTGACGGCGAAGCTGGATTACCTGAAGGATTTAGGCGTTACGGTCATCTGGCTGGCGCCGTTTCAGCCCAGCCCCGGCGAAGACGACGGCTACGATGTCAGCGACTTTCTCGGCATCGACAAACGGCTGGGCACAACGCGCGATTTTCAGAACTTCATGCAGCAGGCCAAACGGCGGGGTTTTCGGGTGATGATGGACCTGGTCGTCAACCACACCTCCAATCAGCACCCGTGGTTTCAGCAGGCCCGGAAAAGCAAGTCGTCGCCTTTCCGTTCGTGGTACGTCTGGTCCGAAAAACGGCCGCGCGATGCCGACAAGGGCATGGTCTTTCCCGGCGTTCAGAAGGAGACCTGGAGCTACGATTCTCTGGCCGGCGAATACTTTTTCCACCGTTTTTACCGCTTTCAGCCCGACCTCAACGCCCAGAATGCGGCCGTGCAGGCGGAAGTCCGGAAAGCCATCCGGCACTGGCTGGCGCTGGGTCTGGACGGGTTCCGGCTCGATGCCGTGCCTTTTTTCATCGAAGTTCCCGGCACCAACATCGAGAAGCCCGAGCACCAGTTCGACCTCATGTACTGGCTGCGGCAGTACGCGCAGTGGCGAAAAGGCGATGTGGGGCTGCTGGGGGAAATCAACGTCGAACCGGGCGAAAACAAGCAGTATTTCGGCGAAAATGGGCAGGGACTGCACATGCTGTTCAACTTTTACGTCAACCAGTTTCTGTTTTACTCGCTGGCTTCGGGAGAGGTCAAAACGCTGCTGGAAGCCCTCGAAAAAACCAAAGAACTGCCAGCGACGGCCCAGTGGGCCCATTTTCTGCGCAATCACGACGAGATTGACCTCGCCCGCCTTAGCAACCGGCAGCGCGAAGCGGTCTTTGCCCGCATGGGACCGGACAAAAACATGCAGCTCTATGACCGGGGCATCCGCCGCCGCCTCGCTCCGATGCTCAGCAACCCGCAACAGCTCCGGATGGTCTACAGCCTGCTTTTTTCGCTGCCCGGAACGCCCGTGCTGCGGTATGGAGAAGAAATCGGCATGGGCGACGACCTGCGGCTGAAAGAACGGTTTTCGATCCGGACGCCCATGCAGTGGAGCAGCGCCCGTAACGGCGGCTTCTCGACGGCCGCAAAGACGCTGCGCCCCGCCATCAGCGGAAACGAATACGGGTACCAGCGGGTCAACGTTGCGGCCCAGCGGAAAGATTCGGCCTCGCTGCTCAACCACATCCGGCACCTCATCCGGCTGCGCGGACAGTATCCTGAAATCAGCCGGGGCGAGTGGCGGCTGCTGGAAAGCGATTCGCCGCACGTGCTGGCGCTAGCCTACGAAGGAACCGGGCGCACACTGGTCACCTTGTTGAATTTCAGCGACAAACCGCAAACCGCCCGGTTTAAGCTGGCCGGCAAAACAATCCGGACGGTCTTCGCCGAAGGTTCCGCCCGACAGAAGGGCAGCGCCGATTTATCCGGCCTCGAAATGCCCGCTTACGGATACCGCTGGATACAGGTCCAGCCCTGA
- a CDS encoding copper chaperone, translated as MKTLTFKTNIHEPAAVEAITQSLNAIEPIDGWRLETERPDGLLTIQTIDNRIADQVVEAVAKAGYKAEWIPEA; from the coding sequence ATGAAAACGCTGACTTTCAAAACAAACATCCATGAACCGGCGGCGGTCGAAGCCATCACGCAGTCGCTGAACGCCATTGAACCCATCGACGGCTGGCGTCTGGAAACGGAGCGCCCGGACGGACTGCTGACCATCCAGACCATCGACAACCGGATTGCCGACCAGGTCGTTGAGGCCGTCGCCAAAGCGGGGTACAAGGCCGAGTGGATTCCGGAAGCCTGA
- a CDS encoding sterol desaturase family protein, with amino-acid sequence MFQIPAFDFAGAPWLVLVFGVLLWIQARRPLRRQQLRTMGRLMRNIGLSMPALLTLRLLLLPIPLLVASWADRHGVGLLNWLIPQTGYWPWMGGLLGVAAFDYAYYWWHYATHKVPLLWRFHNVHHTDLDMDVSTAIRFHFGELLLSVPFRAAVVLLFGVSFWAALAYEVVFETAGQFHHSNWRLPARLERWLNAVVVTPRMHGIHHSIVRDEFDSNWGTLFSWWDRLHGTHRLDIPQHELTLGVPAYRDERELTVGALLKMPFGPQREWRLPSGERPETRRKSPER; translated from the coding sequence ATGTTTCAGATTCCGGCGTTCGATTTTGCGGGAGCCCCGTGGCTGGTGCTGGTGTTCGGCGTGTTGCTCTGGATTCAGGCCCGCCGACCTTTGCGCCGCCAGCAGCTCCGTACGATGGGCCGCCTGATGCGAAACATTGGCCTTTCCATGCCCGCCCTGCTGACCCTTCGGCTTTTGCTGCTGCCCATCCCGCTGCTGGTGGCCAGTTGGGCGGACCGTCACGGGGTGGGTCTGCTCAACTGGCTGATTCCCCAAACGGGCTACTGGCCCTGGATGGGCGGCCTGCTTGGGGTTGCCGCCTTCGATTACGCGTACTACTGGTGGCATTATGCCACGCACAAAGTGCCGCTGCTCTGGCGGTTTCACAACGTCCACCACACCGACCTGGACATGGATGTCTCAACGGCCATCCGGTTTCATTTTGGCGAACTACTCCTGAGTGTGCCCTTTCGGGCGGCGGTCGTGCTGCTTTTCGGAGTCAGTTTCTGGGCGGCGCTGGCGTACGAAGTCGTTTTCGAAACGGCCGGGCAGTTTCATCATTCCAACTGGCGGCTGCCCGCCCGGCTCGAACGCTGGCTCAACGCGGTCGTTGTCACGCCCCGGATGCACGGCATTCATCATTCCATCGTGCGGGACGAGTTCGATTCCAACTGGGGAACGCTATTTTCGTGGTGGGACCGCCTGCACGGCACGCACCGCCTGGACATTCCCCAGCACGAACTGACCCTCGGCGTTCCCGCTTACCGGGACGAGCGCGAACTGACGGTCGGGGCACTTCTAAAAATGCCCTTCGGCCCGCAGCGGGAATGGCGACTGCCCAGCGGAGAACGCCCCGAAACGCGCCGGAAAAGTCCGGAGAGATGA
- a CDS encoding SDR family NAD(P)-dependent oxidoreductase: MNETGKTALVTGASSGIGRELANLFAKDGYNLVLVARSGDTLQQVAEEFERQYGIETTVISKDLTQPNAADEIYEQTSAQGLQVDVLVNNAGVGEYGMFANESDLQKELAIIQLNVKSLVHLTKLYLRDMMPRNEGKILMLGSIASVMPNPMMAVYAATKAFVYSFSEALHNELKDTDITVTVLMPPATDTDFFNKAGATHTVAQEQARSMNPADVAQAGYDALMSGKDKVAAGLKTKVMAAASHFMPDQMVTQNARNLMKSQEEANEENKTSTLVLALGVTALVIGGILLASSGRRNGRFRNINLNGNGWNAGRFNRKTRSVTDSVENAVDSVVDSLKGSYYNAKAAVEDALA, from the coding sequence ATGAACGAAACAGGAAAAACCGCGCTGGTAACCGGCGCATCGAGCGGTATCGGCCGGGAACTGGCGAATCTTTTTGCTAAAGACGGCTACAATCTGGTCCTGGTGGCCCGCAGCGGCGACACGCTCCAGCAGGTCGCGGAGGAGTTTGAGCGCCAGTATGGCATCGAAACCACCGTCATCAGCAAGGACCTGACGCAGCCCAACGCCGCCGATGAAATTTACGAGCAAACCTCCGCGCAGGGGTTGCAGGTCGATGTGCTGGTCAACAATGCGGGCGTAGGCGAGTACGGCATGTTTGCCAACGAGTCTGATCTGCAGAAAGAACTGGCGATCATCCAGTTGAATGTCAAGTCGCTGGTGCACCTGACGAAGCTGTACCTGCGGGACATGATGCCGCGCAACGAAGGAAAGATCCTGATGCTCGGCTCGATTGCGTCCGTGATGCCCAACCCGATGATGGCCGTTTACGCCGCGACGAAAGCATTCGTGTACTCGTTTTCGGAAGCCCTGCATAACGAACTGAAAGACACGGACATCACCGTGACGGTGCTGATGCCGCCCGCCACGGATACCGACTTTTTCAACAAAGCGGGCGCGACGCATACGGTGGCGCAGGAACAGGCCCGGTCGATGAATCCGGCGGACGTGGCCCAGGCGGGTTACGACGCCCTGATGAGCGGCAAGGACAAGGTTGCCGCCGGGCTGAAGACGAAAGTGATGGCCGCCGCCTCCCACTTCATGCCCGACCAGATGGTGACCCAGAACGCCCGCAACCTGATGAAGAGTCAGGAAGAAGCGAACGAGGAGAACAAGACCTCGACCCTCGTGCTGGCGCTGGGCGTAACGGCCCTGGTGATCGGCGGCATCCTGCTGGCCTCTTCGGGACGGCGTAACGGCCGTTTCCGGAACATCAACCTCAACGGAAACGGCTGGAACGCCGGACGCTTTAACCGGAAAACCCGGTCGGTGACCGACTCGGTGGAAAACGCCGTGGACTCGGTGGTCGATTCGCTGAAAGGTTCGTATTACAACGCCAAGGCGGCCGTCGAGGACGCGCTGGCGTAA
- a CDS encoding xanthine dehydrogenase family protein molybdopterin-binding subunit, with product MNSIGKPINRVDGREKVTGKAKYAAEFNLPGLTYGVVVSGGITKGRITGIDTSAAMLPGVIKIFTHENRPRTARLDLSYKDQDAPPGSPFRPLHGDRILYNGQPVALVVAETFEIARYAASLVKVSYEEEPHETDLLSNLPAARKPESGLMNVFKPMPPKPWGNSKEAYLNAPVKMEAEYVHGPQHHNPMEMFSSTVDYHRNGKLTIYDKTQGATNSHLYVTQAFNLPMKKVRVVSPYVGGAFGSGLRPQYQLFMAVMAALDLKRPVRVSLTRQQMWSFGHRPQTVQTVRLGASPDGTLTAIEHEAIAETSQFEDYTETVVNWTGKLYASDNVTLSYKLKSLDLFTPLDMRAPGGVTGMHAIESAIDELSYKLGMDPVELRLKNYTETDPTEKKPFSSKELRECFRQGAERFGWADRPLQPRSMQRGREWVGWGMATGIWDAAQVPARAEAVLTVNGKLRVSSATADIGTGTYTIMTQIAADTLGMPVEDVIFRLGDTEMPLAPIQGGSWTASTVGSAVKKVCEELGKTLFGMARKMPESPFARARFEEVRFVDGQMQLTSDPSVAVALREIVARNGGRAVRETATSLPNVLEHYKYARNVHAAAFVEVTVDEELGVVKVTRAVSAVAAGKILNPKTARSQIIGAMVWGISSALQEDSKMDHRFGRFMNHNLAEYHIPVCADVPDMDVIFVEETDTVVNPLGAKGVGEVGLVAMPAAIANAIYHAIGKRIHDLPIHLDKVLLASLETV from the coding sequence ATGAACTCAATCGGAAAACCCATAAACCGTGTCGACGGGCGGGAAAAAGTAACGGGCAAGGCGAAATATGCCGCCGAATTCAACCTTCCGGGCCTGACCTACGGCGTGGTGGTTTCGGGCGGAATCACGAAAGGACGCATCACGGGCATTGATACGAGCGCCGCCATGCTGCCCGGCGTCATTAAAATATTTACCCACGAGAACCGGCCCCGGACGGCCCGGCTCGACCTCAGTTACAAAGACCAGGACGCCCCGCCCGGCTCGCCTTTCCGGCCACTGCACGGCGACCGAATCCTTTACAACGGCCAGCCGGTGGCGCTGGTAGTGGCCGAAACGTTCGAAATTGCCCGGTACGCGGCTTCCCTCGTGAAAGTGTCTTATGAAGAGGAACCCCACGAAACGGATCTGCTCTCGAACCTACCGGCCGCCCGCAAACCCGAATCGGGTCTGATGAACGTCTTCAAACCGATGCCGCCCAAACCCTGGGGCAATTCGAAAGAAGCGTATCTGAATGCTCCGGTTAAAATGGAGGCGGAATACGTCCACGGCCCGCAGCACCACAATCCGATGGAAATGTTTTCGTCGACGGTAGACTACCACCGCAACGGCAAACTGACCATTTACGACAAAACCCAGGGTGCCACCAACAGCCACCTCTACGTGACCCAGGCATTCAACCTGCCGATGAAGAAGGTCCGCGTGGTGTCGCCGTACGTGGGCGGGGCGTTCGGTTCGGGTCTGCGGCCGCAATACCAGCTGTTTATGGCCGTGATGGCCGCCCTGGACCTGAAACGCCCGGTGCGGGTGTCGCTCACGCGGCAGCAGATGTGGAGCTTCGGCCACCGCCCCCAAACGGTGCAGACCGTCCGGCTCGGGGCCAGTCCCGACGGCACGCTGACCGCCATCGAGCACGAAGCCATCGCCGAAACGTCGCAGTTTGAGGATTATACCGAAACGGTCGTCAACTGGACCGGCAAGCTCTACGCCTCCGACAACGTCACGCTCTCGTACAAACTCAAGTCCCTCGACCTGTTTACCCCGCTCGACATGCGGGCCCCGGGCGGCGTGACGGGCATGCACGCCATCGAAAGCGCCATCGACGAGCTTTCGTACAAACTCGGCATGGACCCGGTCGAGCTGCGGTTGAAAAATTACACCGAAACGGACCCGACCGAGAAAAAGCCGTTTTCGAGTAAAGAACTGCGCGAATGTTTCCGGCAGGGTGCCGAACGGTTTGGCTGGGCCGACCGCCCGCTGCAGCCCCGCTCGATGCAGCGCGGCCGTGAATGGGTCGGCTGGGGCATGGCAACCGGAATCTGGGACGCCGCCCAGGTGCCCGCCCGTGCGGAGGCCGTGCTGACCGTCAACGGAAAACTGCGCGTCAGCAGCGCCACCGCCGACATCGGGACGGGTACGTACACCATCATGACCCAGATCGCGGCCGACACGCTCGGCATGCCGGTGGAAGACGTCATTTTCCGGCTCGGCGACACCGAAATGCCGCTGGCACCCATTCAGGGTGGTTCCTGGACGGCATCGACCGTCGGCTCGGCGGTGAAAAAAGTCTGCGAAGAACTGGGCAAAACGCTGTTCGGCATGGCCCGGAAGATGCCGGAGTCGCCGTTCGCCCGGGCCCGTTTTGAGGAGGTCCGGTTTGTGGACGGGCAGATGCAGCTGACCAGCGACCCGTCGGTGGCTGTCGCCCTGCGCGAGATTGTGGCCCGGAACGGCGGGCGGGCGGTGCGGGAAACGGCCACTTCCCTGCCCAACGTGCTCGAACATTACAAATACGCCCGCAACGTGCACGCGGCGGCATTCGTCGAAGTGACCGTGGACGAAGAACTCGGGGTGGTCAAGGTCACGCGGGCGGTGAGTGCGGTGGCCGCCGGCAAGATTCTGAACCCCAAAACGGCCCGCAGCCAGATTATTGGCGCGATGGTCTGGGGCATCAGTTCGGCGCTGCAGGAAGACAGCAAGATGGACCACCGGTTCGGGCGGTTCATGAACCACAATCTGGCCGAATACCACATCCCGGTCTGCGCCGACGTGCCGGACATGGACGTGATTTTTGTCGAGGAGACGGACACGGTGGTCAACCCGCTGGGCGCGAAAGGCGTGGGCGAAGTGGGGCTGGTGGCTATGCCTGCGGCTATCGCCAACGCCATCTACCACGCCATCGGCAAACGGATTCACGACCTGCCTATTCACCTGGATAAGGTGTTGCTGGCTTCGCTGGAGACGGTTTAA
- a CDS encoding FAD binding domain-containing protein encodes MRPFSYARPSDTEEAVLELARPDSRFIAGGTNLIDLMKEDVERPSRLVDINRLPLNTIEELPEGGLRLGALATNADTAYHPLVTERYPLLSKTILAGASAQLRNMATNGGNLFQRTRCYYFYDAATPCNKRQCTANGAAGCGAIGGYNRIHAILGESQHCIATHPSDMCVALAALEAVIQISGPSGDRSIPIADLHRLPGDEPWRDHTLERGELVTAIDLPPNGFAGHHKYLKVRDRASYAFALVSVAVGLELDGDIVRHARLAMGGVAHKPWRKTEAEDLLIGKSAVRENFVPVADALLEGAVGHGSNTFKIELAHRAIVRALEDAVLMND; translated from the coding sequence ATGCGCCCTTTCTCCTACGCCCGGCCCTCCGATACCGAAGAGGCCGTACTGGAACTCGCCCGGCCGGACTCCCGCTTCATTGCCGGAGGCACCAACCTCATCGACCTGATGAAGGAGGATGTCGAACGGCCTTCCCGTCTGGTGGACATCAACCGCCTGCCGCTGAACACGATTGAAGAACTGCCGGAGGGCGGGCTGCGGCTCGGGGCTCTGGCGACCAATGCCGACACGGCGTATCACCCGCTGGTGACGGAACGCTATCCGCTGCTTTCAAAAACGATTCTGGCCGGCGCTTCGGCGCAGCTGCGCAACATGGCGACCAACGGCGGCAACCTGTTTCAGCGCACTCGCTGCTATTATTTCTACGACGCGGCAACGCCCTGCAACAAACGTCAGTGTACGGCCAACGGCGCGGCGGGCTGCGGAGCCATCGGCGGCTACAACCGGATTCACGCCATTCTGGGCGAAAGCCAGCACTGCATTGCCACTCATCCGTCCGATATGTGCGTGGCGCTGGCGGCCCTGGAAGCGGTCATTCAGATCAGCGGCCCATCCGGCGACCGATCCATTCCGATTGCCGACCTCCACCGGCTGCCCGGCGACGAACCCTGGCGCGACCACACGCTGGAGCGCGGCGAGCTGGTGACGGCCATCGACCTGCCGCCGAACGGCTTTGCCGGTCATCACAAATACCTGAAAGTCCGCGACCGGGCCTCCTATGCCTTCGCCCTCGTGTCGGTAGCGGTCGGGTTGGAACTGGACGGCGACATCGTTCGCCATGCCCGGCTGGCGATGGGCGGCGTGGCGCATAAACCCTGGCGAAAAACCGAAGCGGAAGACCTGCTGATCGGCAAATCCGCCGTTCGCGAAAACTTCGTACCCGTGGCCGATGCGCTGCTGGAAGGAGCCGTGGGCCACGGTTCCAATACCTTCAAAATCGAACTGGCGCACCGGGCGATTGTGCGGGCGCTGGAAGACGCGGTTTTAATGAATGACTAA
- a CDS encoding (2Fe-2S)-binding protein, translated as MQTTLILPAVDKAPEALPSPQPVTLRINRQEYRLELAPWTTLLDALREYSSLTGTKKGCDHGQCGACTVLVDGKRINACLTLAIMHEDHEITTIEGLADTQKGEDLHPLQQSFIDHDAFQCGYCTPGQLCSAVGLLSEGHAHTKEEVRELMSGNLCRCGAYPNIVEAIMAVMPTEPNH; from the coding sequence ATGCAGACTACGCTAATCCTGCCGGCGGTTGACAAGGCCCCGGAGGCCCTTCCCTCTCCCCAGCCGGTAACGCTCCGGATCAACCGGCAGGAGTACCGCCTCGAACTGGCTCCCTGGACGACGCTGCTGGACGCGCTCCGCGAATACTCCAGCCTGACGGGCACCAAAAAAGGCTGCGACCACGGCCAGTGCGGAGCCTGTACCGTACTCGTCGATGGCAAACGCATCAACGCCTGCCTGACCCTCGCCATCATGCACGAGGACCACGAAATCACGACCATCGAAGGACTGGCCGACACCCAGAAGGGCGAGGACCTGCATCCGCTCCAGCAATCCTTTATCGACCACGACGCCTTTCAGTGCGGCTACTGCACACCCGGCCAGCTCTGCTCGGCCGTCGGGCTGCTGTCCGAAGGGCACGCCCATACCAAAGAAGAGGTGCGCGAACTGATGAGCGGCAACCTCTGCCGCTGCGGCGCTTATCCGAATATCGTCGAGGCCATCATGGCTGTCATGCCAACCGAACCCAACCACTAA
- a CDS encoding alpha/beta hydrolase: MKQLIRTTRRMTSPFCSFVTLTLSVKKFSGFGLTLFLLVLIGCQDHPALNPQTPSPGQNIRPKSPNPDWAPNIDPPMWAVIEELLRLNPTPLWQLTPQEARQRPTVKDAVNNLLSQNNIAPPPVNVTITERTIPGWNGAPLRAKIYTPKTGSGPFPVIVYFHGGGWVIANPDVYEASTIALSQNTGAVVVSVEYRKAPEFKFPTAHEDTYASYVWVRNNAASLNGNPAKIAVAGESAGGNMAVTTSLLSKERGTPLPVHILSVYPVANNDLNTPSYQRFANAKPLDKPLVEWFVDKYFNSPADGDTKLISLVDVADLSGLPPTTIIAAEIDPLLSEGKQLADKMQSQGVPVAYQYYEGVTHEFFGTYAIVPDAARAQDFAASRLKEAFR; the protein is encoded by the coding sequence ATGAAACAGCTTATCCGCACGACAAGACGGATGACGTCTCCTTTTTGTTCTTTTGTAACCCTTACTCTATCGGTTAAGAAATTTTCCGGATTTGGCCTGACCTTATTTCTGCTGGTGCTGATCGGCTGTCAGGATCACCCGGCACTCAACCCCCAAACGCCTTCACCCGGCCAGAATATCCGCCCGAAAAGTCCGAATCCCGACTGGGCTCCCAACATCGACCCGCCCATGTGGGCTGTTATTGAAGAACTCCTTCGGCTCAACCCGACTCCGCTCTGGCAACTGACGCCCCAGGAAGCCCGCCAGCGGCCAACGGTCAAAGACGCCGTCAACAACCTGCTGAGCCAGAACAACATTGCCCCGCCGCCCGTCAACGTGACGATTACCGAGCGCACCATTCCCGGTTGGAACGGCGCTCCGCTGCGGGCCAAAATCTACACGCCGAAAACCGGCAGCGGACCGTTCCCCGTCATCGTCTATTTCCACGGCGGCGGCTGGGTAATTGCCAATCCGGACGTGTACGAGGCCTCGACCATTGCACTTTCGCAAAACACGGGGGCGGTGGTTGTTTCGGTCGAATACCGGAAAGCACCCGAGTTCAAATTCCCGACGGCGCACGAGGATACCTACGCTTCGTATGTATGGGTCCGTAACAACGCCGCCTCGCTCAACGGCAACCCGGCCAAAATTGCGGTGGCGGGCGAAAGCGCGGGCGGCAACATGGCCGTCACGACCAGTCTGCTGTCGAAAGAGCGCGGTACGCCGCTGCCGGTGCACATTCTGTCGGTTTATCCGGTGGCCAACAACGACCTTAACACACCTTCGTACCAGCGTTTCGCCAATGCCAAACCGCTGGACAAGCCGCTGGTCGAATGGTTTGTCGATAAATATTTCAACAGTCCGGCTGATGGGGATACGAAGCTGATTTCGCTGGTCGATGTGGCCGACCTGAGTGGTCTGCCCCCGACGACGATCATCGCCGCCGAGATTGACCCGCTGCTGAGCGAAGGCAAGCAACTGGCCGACAAAATGCAGTCGCAGGGTGTGCCGGTGGCCTATCAGTACTACGAGGGCGTCACGCACGAGTTTTTCGGCACCTACGCCATCGTGCCGGATGCCGCCCGGGCGCAGGATTTCGCCGCCAGCCGCCTGAAGGAAGCCTTCCGTTAA
- a CDS encoding capsule assembly Wzi family protein, whose amino-acid sequence MKVTFTGNAFRLLLPALFSLLGCGPGLAQSGFPGRSVQGEVEAGGLVSTDRATPFWLRTNLYGIVPLESPIVTLRASLRREYGRLDTTRAARRFDWGFVVNPVVNAGRENGLLLPEAFVKVKYGMIELFGGRRREVIGLGDTTLTSGFLIGSGNALPIPKIQIGTRGYASLPFLGRFVAVSASFGHAWFNVPYIRGAYLHQKHLYLRFGKPRSRLKVHAGINHQVQWGGEAEYLKGPAGLSANGKLPSSLKDYGFIISAIVPGNWAERGYISFDSYKIGNHLGSYDFGLEFNTRQGNLMLYHQHPYEDVSSLLFMNFPDGLWGFSWANVPPLTRSPAFRLERLTLEYLMTVDQTASTFYVPGSSYQGADNYFNHGQYKEGWSYRNRSIGTPFLAPITNYRPEVQAQSGGFFPNNRVRMWYAGARGLVKNRVGLTLRASYSQNFGTIPVPYAAAIGQFSALAGAEIPLSRWPNTVLTTSLAVDGKGMFPAAAGGFFSVRKRW is encoded by the coding sequence ATGAAGGTAACTTTTACGGGAAATGCGTTCCGGCTCCTCCTGCCCGCTCTGTTCTCCCTGCTTGGCTGCGGCCCCGGATTGGCCCAGTCGGGATTTCCGGGCCGTTCGGTTCAAGGCGAAGTAGAGGCCGGGGGCCTCGTTTCGACGGACCGGGCGACGCCTTTCTGGCTACGAACGAATCTGTACGGCATTGTTCCTCTCGAATCGCCCATCGTCACGCTGCGGGCCAGCCTCCGGCGGGAATACGGCCGTCTGGACACGACCCGCGCCGCCCGGCGCTTCGACTGGGGATTTGTGGTCAACCCGGTCGTCAATGCCGGACGCGAAAATGGGCTTCTGCTGCCCGAGGCGTTTGTAAAAGTCAAATACGGGATGATCGAGCTGTTCGGCGGTCGGCGGCGGGAAGTCATCGGGCTGGGCGATACGACCCTGACCTCCGGGTTTCTGATTGGTTCCGGAAATGCACTGCCGATTCCCAAAATTCAGATTGGTACCCGGGGCTATGCGTCCCTGCCGTTTCTGGGCCGGTTTGTGGCCGTCAGTGCCTCCTTCGGCCACGCCTGGTTCAACGTGCCGTATATCCGGGGGGCTTATCTGCACCAGAAACACCTGTACCTGCGATTCGGCAAGCCCCGGTCGCGGCTGAAAGTGCACGCGGGCATCAACCACCAGGTACAGTGGGGCGGCGAAGCCGAATACCTGAAAGGACCGGCCGGGCTTTCGGCTAACGGCAAACTGCCCTCTTCCCTGAAAGACTACGGCTTTATCATCTCGGCCATTGTGCCCGGCAACTGGGCCGAACGTGGTTATATCAGCTTTGACAGCTATAAAATCGGCAATCACCTCGGCAGCTACGACTTTGGACTGGAGTTCAACACCCGGCAGGGCAACCTCATGCTCTACCACCAGCATCCGTACGAAGACGTGTCGAGCCTGCTGTTCATGAACTTCCCGGACGGACTCTGGGGCTTTAGCTGGGCCAATGTGCCGCCCCTGACCCGCTCGCCCGCCTTTCGGCTGGAGCGCCTGACCCTCGAATACCTGATGACCGTCGACCAGACGGCTTCCACGTTCTACGTTCCGGGCTCCAGCTATCAGGGAGCGGACAATTATTTCAACCACGGGCAGTACAAGGAAGGGTGGTCGTACCGGAACCGCAGCATCGGCACGCCGTTTCTGGCGCCTATCACCAATTACCGGCCCGAAGTGCAGGCCCAAAGCGGCGGCTTCTTCCCGAACAACCGCGTCCGGATGTGGTACGCCGGGGCCCGGGGCCTGGTGAAGAACCGCGTCGGCCTTACCCTGCGGGCTTCCTACAGCCAGAATTTCGGGACAATTCCGGTGCCGTACGCCGCGGCCATCGGTCAGTTTTCGGCGCTGGCGGGGGCCGAAATTCCGCTTTCCCGCTGGCCCAATACCGTGCTGACCACGTCGCTGGCCGTTGATGGCAAAGGCATGTTCCCAGCGGCAGCGGGTGGTTTTTTCAGCGTTCGGAAACGGTGGTAA